The following coding sequences are from one Rattus norvegicus strain BN/NHsdMcwi chromosome 11, GRCr8, whole genome shotgun sequence window:
- the Cggbp1 gene encoding CGG triplet repeat-binding protein 1 isoform X1, whose protein sequence is MERFVVTAPPARNRSKTALYVTPLDRVTEFGGELHEDGGKLFCTSCNVVLNHVRKSAISDHLKSKTHTKRKAEFEEQNVRKKQRPLTASLQCNSTAQTEKVSVIQDFVKMCLEANIPLEKADHPAVRAFLSRHVKNGGSIPKSDQLRRAYLPDGYENENQLLNSQDC, encoded by the coding sequence ATGGAACGGTTTGTCGTCACAGCACCGCCTGCTAGAAATCGTTCTAAGACTGCTTTGTACGTCACCCCTCTGGACCGAGTCACTGAATTTGGAGGTGAGCTTCATGAAGATGGAGGCAAGCTCTTCTGCACTTCTTGCAATGTGGTGCTGAATCATGTTCGCAAGTCTGCCATCAGTGACCACCTCAAGTCAAAGACTCACACGAAGAGGAAGGCAGAATTCGAAGAGCAAAATGTGAGAAAGAAGCAGAGGCCCCTGACTGCATCTCTTCAGTGCAACAGTACTGCGCAGACGGAGAAAGTCAGTGTTATCCAGGACTTTGTGAAAATGTGCCTggaagccaacatccccctggaGAAGGCTGACCATCCAGCAGTCCGAGCGTTCCTGTCTCGACACGTGAAGAACGGAGGCTCCATACCTAAGTCAGACCAGCTGAGGAGAGCATATCTGCCTGATGGATATGAGAATGAAAATCAGCTCCTCAACTCACAAGATTGTTGA